A DNA window from Brassica napus cultivar Da-Ae chromosome C1, Da-Ae, whole genome shotgun sequence contains the following coding sequences:
- the LOC106374787 gene encoding MATH domain and coiled-coil domain-containing protein At2g42475-like codes for MDDKKPTSFTFEIDNLSEKKGLISSPKFLSGNDEWFVNVYPNGYHIDERLSLHLQVANPESLPLGWKKQASYSFALLNQSGEELYRTPESCKLFRPQFTGWGSPKAFTLQKLKDMGYLENKLILKVDVKVIEAVDEGAVTGNDI; via the exons ATGGATGACAAAAAGCCTACGAGTTTCACTTTTGAGATAGATAACTTATCAGAGAAGAAAGGTCTTATATCATCACCAAAATTTTTAAGCGGCAACGACGAATG gtttgttAACGTTTATCCCAACGGATATCATATTGATGAACGATTGTCTCTGCACCTCCAGGTTGCAAACCCTGAATCATTGCCACTTGGATGGAAAAAGCAAGCTAGCTATTCCTTTGCTCTACTGAATCAATCAGGCGAAGAGCTATACAGAACACCTG AATCATGTAAATTGTTCCGCCCTCAGTTCACAGGATGGGGTAGCCCAAAGGCCTTCACTCTTCAAAAGCTTAAAGATATGGGTTATTTGGAGAACAAGCTGATTTTAAAGGTCGACGTAAAAGTGATTGAAGCTGTTGATGAAGGAGCTGTAACTGGAAATGACAT ttag
- the LOC125580776 gene encoding MATH domain and coiled-coil domain-containing protein At2g42465-like, which translates to MNFLLGLIEKLDKPSPSFTEIELSNAQSELIDLTEAGFELDWLKKKLDEISLEKKRGLTDGSPVQEIDEHIKNLNLELEKEKGKSATCAAEVLLLEQTVSDLRVELSKEKKKSASSATEVLLLEQMVLDLKVELSKEKDKSATPNDLLEGVVSWEVLDYADIYTNEKGEE; encoded by the coding sequence ATGAATTTCCTTCTCGGTCTCATCGAGAAACTGGACAAGCCTTCACCTAGCTTCACCGAAATTGAGCTAAGCAACGCTCAAAGCGAGTTGATCGATCTAACAGAAGCGGGCTTCGAGCTAGACTGGTTGAAGAAAAAGCTTGATGAGATTTCTTTGGAGAAGAAAAGAGGACTTACTGATGGTTCCCCAGTCCAAGAAATCGATGAACACATCAAGAATCTCAACCTTGAACTCGAAAAGGAGAAGGGAAAATCGGCTACTTGCGCTGCTGAAGTTTTGTTGTTGGAGCAGACGGTGTCGGATCTCAGGGTTGAGCTGAGCAAGGAGAAGAAAAAATCGGCTTCTTCTGCAACTGAAGTTTTGTTGTTGGAGCAGATGGTCTTGGATCTTAAAGTTGAGCTGAGTAAGGAGAAGGACAAATCTGCTACTCCTAACGATTTGCTTGAGGGTGTTGTCTCTTGGGAAGTATTGGATTACGCGGATATCTATACTAATGAAAAAGGAGAAGAATaa